The Carnobacterium divergens nucleotide sequence GTTTCCACCATTTTCTTTTGCTGTTTCAGCGAACTTTTTAACCGCATCGGCACTTTCTAGACTAAAGGCAACAAGTGTACCACTACTAGTTTTAGCATCTGCAATTTCTTTCCCATTAATAAATTGACGATAAAAATCATGACTTAGTAACATAATCCAAAAATGATCGTCCCAAACCATTGAACTGCTTGTTTCATTCGAAAAAGCCTCGTTCTTGGTGAAGCCTAACTTCTCATAAAATTCAGTATAGCGCTTCACATCGGATACTGGAAAGTTAACAAAGACCATACTTGACATAAAAATCCCCCATTCTTTTTTTGTAAAGTTGATTACGCACAAAGCATCTCATGAAGGAGCTTTTTTGTCAAAAAATAAGAACACTTAATTTATTAAATTAAACGAGGATTCATTTTTTGATAATTTGCTAGTTTATACGCACTATTTTTTTCATAATCTATGTTGAAATAGCTAAGATAAAGCATATCAAAAAGATACATTAAGGACATTCTTGTAGAAAAGGATGAAATTTTATGGTAGTGATTTTCAAGAGAAGAAAAAAGAAACGTACTGTCAACTGCTTCCTTCAGCAAAGGACTATTTTTTGATGTAATGAGCAAGATTTTACACTTATTTTGTTTCAAAATAGCAAATAATTCAGGAATATTCCCACCACGACCTTCAAAGGAGACAATAATGGCTAAATGATTAGTAGTGCTATTGGCAGCAGTTAAATGTTGAGTGTAGTTATCTTGTGGTACATTGACTGTTTTTCCGATTTCTTGCATTTGAAATTTGAAATTTTCGGCAAAATAAATATTTGCTGAAGTTGCATAAATATCAATTGTTTCTGCTTCTTGTAAAAGTGTACGATTTACACTTAGGTTTTCAAACTCGTTAGTATCAATGGTTGATTGAACGGTTTGTTCATAAACTAGTTGTAAATTTTTCATGATGGAAAAATTAGTATCTTCTGACGAAATGGGGTAATTAATGTCAATAATCGGTTCTGACCTATGGACATTTAAGTATTTAACGAGTTCTAGTTTTAGGTCATTTAATCCGTCAAGTTTTAGTTTAGTAATTAAACGATAAATGGTAGAAATAGAAACAAATGAGGCTTCAGCTAATTCTTTTGGTGATAGGTAAATCACCTTTTCAGGAGCGTCTAAAATAAATTGAACAAGGATACGTTCACTAGTTGTAACAGGAGTTAATGTTTTCAGTTTTAAAAGTAAATTCATGAATGGATGCCACCTTTCTTAGACTGTGTAACTCTAGTATAAACTAGTTTTTATTTTTAAGCGTAAAAAAGATGAGAGATAGACTCTCATCTTGTCCTTTTAAAGTAATCCAGATAAAGCTTTTGCAATTCCGTCTTCATTGTTAGATAAGGTGATTTGGTCTGCATTCTTTTTTAATTCAGCTACAGCATTCCCCATGGCAATCCCGATACCTGCGTAGTTAATTAAAGATAAATCATTGTGACCATCACCAAATGAAATAATATGTTCAGGTTTCACGCCTAAAGGAGTTAACGTTTTAGCTAATGCTTGAGCTTTATCAATTCCTTGATCTGTAAATTCAAAGTACATAGGGGCAGAAAAGACACCATGGACCTTATTCTTAAAAGGAGCTAGAATTTTTTGCCAATGCATATTTAAATAGTCTGGTTGAGCAGCGACTAGAATTTTATGCAGTGGAAAATCAACAAAAGCAGCTAAATCTTTTATTTCACACAACTGAAATTCTCCCCCCTTTGCTTCGTATTCAATGATATTAAAAGTACCTAGTGGAGTTCCTAAATCTAATAGCCCGTTATAAACATTATTAACATACATGTACTCTTCTTTGGCGATCATTGGAAGGACATCAAACTGTTTTAAATGTTCTAAAATCTGCTGGCTCATTTCAATTGAAAGAGGTTGACTGAATAATTCTTTTTTTGTAGCAACCTCAACAACATAAGCACCGTTATAGGAAACTAACATCCCATTGTAGCGTTCTAATTGCAATTCTGCTGCGTATTTCCACATGCCAGGTGTGGGTCTGCCAGAAGCAAGTACGATTTTAATCCCTTGTTTTTGAGCATCAATTAAAGAGTCTTTCGTTCTCGGGGTTAGTTGCTTTTCATCATTTAAAAGTGTGCCATCAATATCTAAAACAATTGCTTTTATGTCCATAAGTGTTCCTCCATTTTCATTTGACTTCAATTGAATCTTTATTCTTTAATTCTAATTATAAAGGAAAACAACAGGAGAGTGAGCAAGTTGAGAGAGGTTGAAAGTTTTTTTTCAATAATAAAGTGTCTAAGCAAGCAACATGACAATTTTTTCTCATCACGAACTTTAGAAAAAGCAAAGCTGCTTAATAGAATGTCATGATTAAAGTCTATGTTTTCTATCATGAATCGAGTATGATAAAAGTAAACAATAAGGAAGAGGTGACATTTTGTTTAGACAATACAAGGACGTTTCCGCAAGTGAACGAACTCAAGTTTGGAATAATGGTTTTTCAGATTACATGTTTCCAATTCATATGACAAAAGAGCAGTTAGATAATCGTTTGTCTAGTTTATCGATTTCTCAGAAATTAAGCAAAATTCTTTATATAGATCAGCAACCAGCAGGGATTTATCTTCATGGGGAAGGTGTTTTTTCAGGTGAAAAGACAGCGTGGTTAGGTGGAATGGCGGTTGATTCAAAATTTCGAAATCAACACCTTTCTGTTCAGATGTTACATGAATTTGAACTTACAGCTAAAAGTAGAAACACCGATACGTTGTATCTTGAAGCTATCGATGGAAATAATCGTGCTATTTTCATTTATCAAAAATTCGGTTTTGTACCTATATGTAAAGTTTTAATGTTAGAAAGTCAAAAAAAATATCCTCTAAAAACACATCACGAGATACAAAAAGTTGAAACGTTAGAGGCAATTGGAATAACAGAAGATAAAGCCACCCTATGGCAAAATAAAACCATTCATGGATATGATTGTTTAGGAATTTATGCTGCTAAAGACTTGGTGGGGTACGCTGTTGTGAGTTTTAAAGAAGATTGTTTAGTGTTTCACCAAATAAAACTGGATGAGGCTTATACGCAAATAAAAAGCGTTTTAGGTTCATTCCAAATAAACTATGCTCCCAAGAGATGGATTGGAAGCAATTTAGTAGCAGATGAAGCCACAACGCAAAGTTTACTGGCAAACGGTTTTAGTGAAGTATTGTCTCAGCATCAATATAGAAAAAAGATTTAATAATTTTCTTCTATGAAATTAAACTAAATAAGGTTGATTCGTTTATAAAAAAAGGTGGTGTTTTTCTTGGCAAAAGACCAAACAAAAAAACTTTTAGCAACTTCCCTTAAAGAGATTATGTTAAACAAGCCGCTAGATAAGATTACAATTCAAGAGTTAACAGAAGAAGCTCATGTTACACGAAATACCTTTTATTATCATTTTTCAGATATTTATCAACTTGTTGAATGGATTTACGATCATGAAATTGTAAACGGATTATCTGAATACCAGCACCTTAATAACTGGCATAAAGGCTATGAGCGGTTATTAGATTACGTTTTAGCGAATAAAAGTTTTTGTTTAAATACTTCTCGCTCGATGGGAAGAGAGTTATTGGAAAATTTTTTATTTACTGTGGCTTCGCAAATGTTAGTTGGAGTGATTGATGAAATCAAACCAACATTGCCTGAATCGTTAAAACAAGAAATTATTCATTTTTATGGTTGGGCACTTGTAGCACAAATTACACAATGGTTAAAAAATAATTTAAATGAACCGAAAGAAGACATTTTACTGCGGACAGAAACAATGATGAATGGCGCCATTTTAAAATGTGTAAAAAAGAATCAAACAGTGTAAATTTGGGCAAATCACTGACATTGCCTATAGATTAAACCGCCTTCATCCCTGCATAATAGGAGTGTAGTTAAGTTACTTTTATGAAGGAGTTGGAGGAAAATGTTTTTATTTCAAGATGTCACATTGGTTGATTTTTTAATGTGGATTGCAGTTGTTGCAGGTCTTATGATTTTGAATGAATTTGCACGTAGCAACAAGTATGTAGCTCTTATTTTATTTATTGCATTGCCGATTATTTTAACGGTATTTGTTTGGCCAACAACGGCTGGACCAGGTTCAAGTACCGGAACGTGGTTCCACTGGGTGAAAGTTTATTCAGCACTGGCTGGTTGCTTAGGATTTCTAGCTTTACGCCATATTAAGAGTTTGCAAAGCAACAAATGGGCGCTAGCTTTCCCTGCTTTTATTTTAGCTTTTAATATTTGTGAAGCGGTTATTCGTGATTTTCAAGTAGCCAGTTTGCATGGTATGGTAGATGGCGTGTTTATGAACGGTGGACCTTGGAACATTATGAATGGGATCGCTGGAATTATCAATATTGTAACGATTTCAGGTTGGTTTGGAATTATTATCAGCAAAGACAAACAAAAAGATATGATTTGGCCAGATCAATTATGGTTTTGGATTATTGCATATGATGTTTGGAATTTTGCTTATGTTTATAATTGTGTTGGGGATCATTCATTTTATGCAGGAGCGGCGTTATTGATTTCTTGTACGATTCCAGCCTTCTTTATCAAAAAAGGAGCTTGGTTGCAACATCGTGCTCATACATTAGCTTTTTGGATGATGTTTACTATGAGCTTCCCTGAATTTGTCACAAGTTCAAAATTTGCTGTTCAATCCACCCATTCGGATGGAGCCTTGATGACGGTTAGTGGAATTGCATTAGCAGTGAATATTGCGGTATTAGTTTATCATGTTTACCGTATTACCAAATACAAACGCAATCCATTTACTCAAACTGTTTATGATGGATTAGCTGCTTCTGATGAAGTGATTAAAGAAAATAGTTAAATTAAAAAATCTATTGATAGAGAATTCTCTGTCGATAGATTTTTTTTAATAAAAAGGTGATTTTTAAACTATGTTTATAAAGTTTTGTTGATTATGCTATTTTGTTGTGTTAACATTTTAAATGTAGTTAATAAAGTTTTGAGATAAAAGGAGGGCATTAGGTGAAAGCTAGTAAACCACAAAATGTAAAAGAAAATAATCTCATGTTTTTAAAAACTGTAATCAAAGAAAATGGTCCCTTATCGCAACGTGAAATAGCAAAACAAAGTGGCCTGAGTATTGTGACGATTAATAAGTTAGTTACTTGGTTACTTGAAAGAGACGAAATCAAAGAAGCAAAAAAATTAGTAACAACGGGTGGTAGACGTGCAGTTTCTTATGAGTATAATGCTGAATTTAAATTATTATTAGCTATTCAATTAATTGAAAAAAATCACAAATTTGTTTTTTTATTTCATGTAACCGATTTATTTGGAGAAATAGTATCAGAAGAAGAAATTAGTGGGAGTTCATTGTCTTGGGCTGGATTTAAAGAATATGTGAGTTCTTTTCTAGATAAATTTCCTAAAATTGGTGGAATAATGTTAGGAATACCAGGAGTTGAAATTCATGGAGAGTTAAAAATCTTGGACTTTCCACCATTGCTGAATTTGAATGTACGAAAAGAATTACAAGAAGTTTTTCATTTGCCAGTTGGAATTGAAAACGATATCAATACTGCAGTTCGAGGTTATGCTGACTGGTTGCCAGTCAAGCATGAAATTTTAGTAGGCATTTACTATCCTGATGATTTTCCGCCAGGTGCGAGTATTTTAATAAATGGGAAGATTTTTAAAGGACGCAATGGACTTGCAGGTGAGATCAAACATTTGCCGTTATCTGTTGACTGGGAAATGGGATTGCTCGATAAAATAGAATTTAATAAAAATAGTCAAGAAGTAATTCAAACTATTATCAGCATGTATGACCCTGATAAAATTATTATTTATACAAATGAGCGTATTGTTTCTCAAGAAGAGTTGATCCCTATTAAAGAAAATTTAGCCGAAGTTTTCCCATATATTGAGTTGCCTGAAATTGCCAGTTCGGTCACGTTTAGTCAAGACTATTTAAAGGGTTTGATTATACAAGGAATTGAATTAATAGAGTCAGCAGAATAAAAACAAAAGGTAGGAGTTGGAAAAATGAGAACGGAAAAAGAAAAAATGCTAGCAGAAGATTTATATATAGCCAATGATGAAGAACTTGGTCAAGATGTGAAAAAATCTCGTCGACTGACTAGACTTTTTAATGGTACGACGGAAGAACAATCTGATTATCGAAAGGTTTTGTTAAAAGAGCTTTTAGGTGAAGTAGGAGAAAAGTATCACATTGAACCACCATTTCATTGCGACTATGGTCAGCATATATCAATTGGAGATCATTTTTATGCCAATTTTGATTGTGTTATTTTGGATGTAGCGAAGGTTTCAATTGGAAATAATGTGATGTTTGGTCCAAAAGTAGCTCTTTTTACAGCTAGTCATCCTATTGATCCTATAGTGAGAATTTCAGGTTTGGAACTGGGCAAACAGATTAAAATTGGAGACAATGTTTGGATTGGAGGAAATTCAACGGTCAATCCAGGTGTAACAATTGGGGATAATGTTGTAATAGGATCTGGATCAGTAGTAACAAAAGACATTCCTAAAAATGTAGTAGCAGCTGGAAATCCTTGTCGTGTTATAAGAGCAATTGATGAAAACGATAAAGTGTATTGGGAAAATTTACAGGAAGAGTATTGGTTAGAGTCAAAAAAAGCTAAAAAGGAGTTATTATAGGATGATTAAAATGGTTGCTGTAGATATGGACGGTACTTTTTTAAATGAAAATAAGGAGTATAACCGTTCACGATTTAAAAGAATTTATCGGGAAATGAAGCGTAAAGAAATTAAATTTGTAGTAGCTAGTGGCAATCAATATTATCAATTAAAATCTTTTTTCCCAGAAATAAGTGATGAAATTTCTTTTGTGGCTGAAAATGGAGCGCTAGTCATTAGTGAAAAAGAAGAATTATTTTGTGGAAAGTTTGAAGAGCCACTCGTTCATGAAATGCTCGCATTTTTAAGCAAATCCCCACAAATTCAAGTGCTTTTATGCGGTCGCAAGAGTGCCTATGTGGATGAAAAGGAGTCTGAGGACTTTAAACAAACTAGCAAAAAATTCTATCATCGTTTAAAGACAGTCACGGATTTAACTCAGTTAGAAGAGGATGTTTTTTTTAAGTTTGCTTTATCTGTACCCAAAGAAGAAACTGAGAAATTAGTGATGCATTTAAATAAAGAGTTCCAAGGTAAATTCGTAGCTGTTTCAAGTGGTCATGGCGAATTAGACTTAATTATACCAGGTTTTCATAAGGCAAATGGTTTGGAAATTCTGCAAAAAAAATGGGGGATTTTAGATGAGGAGCTGGCCACTTTTGGTGACGGAGGCAACGACGTTGAAATGTTACGCAAAGCAGCCTTTAGTTATGCAATGGCTAATGGCAGTCAAGCAGTTAAACATGCGGCTAACTATAGTGCACCTTCTAATGAAGAGGAGGGGGTTTTAAAAATAGTAGAAGAATTACTGGAGTTGAGTGATGAAAAAAAATAAACCGATTTTTAAGCTATCGCTATTAAGTATGTCTCTACTAACCGGTTCAGCAACAGCAATCACTGGAATTTTACCCGTTTTAAAGTCTAGTTACCCCAATGTACCGCAGTCTTTGATTGAAAGTTTAGTCACACTTCCAAGCCTAACAATTTTAATTTTCACTTTATTAAGTAGTTTTGTTGCAAAGAAAATTGGGAATAAACAGACGGTTCAGCTAGGTTTAATGATTGCTCTTGTAGGCGGAGTTACTCCTTTTTTTATAACTAATTTTACGGCGCTATTAATTATGCGTTTGGTATTTGGTGTGGGTATCGGTTTGTTCACACCGTTAGCCATTAGTCTTATTAGTATGTTTTTTGAAGGGGATGAGCGTGCCAATTTACTTGGTTACCAATTAGGGACAATGGCACTAGGGAACGCTTTGTTGATTTTTTTAAGTGGTATGTTATTAAAACATGGCTGGAACGTCTCCTTTTTAGTCTATCTATTGATTATTCCAGTTTATCTATTTGTAACGTTCAATATTCCGGAACCGCCAGTATCTCAGGATGGATTTTTAATTAAAACAGAATCTAGTAAAACATCCATTAAATTAAATAAAGAGATTCTATTCTTGATTGTGCTCTGTTTTTTTACATTTTTAATTATTTGGATTGTCCAGTTGAAAATGCCGCTTATATTTGCAGAAAGAGGATTGAATAAAAATAATCCTGCAAGTTTAGTATTAAGTTTAATGAATGTAGGCGGTTTAGTTGCAGGTCTTCTATTTGGAAGAGCTTTTGTTCTTTTTCGACATAAATTATTGCCTCTGGGGTATTTGCTAGCGGGTATGAGTATTTTATTTATCAGTCTGTCTAAGTCTGGTATTATGATTGCTTTTTGGGCTATTTTTTTCAATTTTATTTATTCGTTTACAGGCCCGTATATTATTTTAAAAGTGAATCAAATCTCCCCTCGCTCGTTGCTGACGCTGTCAACTGCTTTGATTTCAGTTTCAATGACGTTAAGCCAGTTAGTTACGCCCTTTTTTTGGAATGGTCTTGGAGCTTTGATAGGAATAGATTCAGCTTCTATGATTATTCGATTAGCAGGTGGCTTTGCTTTTATCATTGGTGGGATTCTTTCTTTAAGATTGATACAATTAAAACGTGTGAAAAACGACTGATAAGTTCCATTATCAGTCGTTTTTTTTTAAGTGGTTAAATTTGCCAACAGATTAAAAAACGATTAAAATTATAATAAATAACAAATAATAATCTTTTCTTCTATTGAAATTTATAGGGTTATATGTGAAAAAATAACGAAATCTGTATTTTTATCTAGGAGAGGGATTTAGAGTGGAGGGGAAGTAAAATGGAGAAAAAGCGTGTTGTGGAAACCTTTATTGAATTGGTAAAAATGGATTCAGAATCTAAAAAGGAAGGACCTTTTCAAGCTTTTTTAAAAGGAAAATTTGAACGTTTAGGCTTAGAGGTTTATGAAGATCAAACAAAGGAACAAACTGGATTAGGAGCGAATAATTTACTTTGTCGATTAGCAAAAACGAAGCATGATGGCACATCGCTATTATTTTCTTGCCATGTGGATACCGTTAGTCCAGGGGTTGGCATTGAACCTATCATTAAAGACAATGTCCTCTATTCAAAAGGTGAAACTATTTTAGCAGCAGATGATAAAGCGGGAATTGCAGTAATGTTGGAGTTAATTCAACGAATAAAAGAGGAAGCTATTCCTCATGGTGGACTAGAATTTATTTTATCTCCTGGTGAAGAAATAGGTCTTGTTGGAGCAAATGCGTTTGATTGCACTCTTTTGGAGTCAGAAATTGGGTTTGTTTTAGATAACGGAGGACCGGTTGGAAGTATTACGGTTGCCAGTCCAACCTTAATGGGCTTAGATGTTGAAATTAAAGGTAAAACGGCCCATGCAGGATTAGAGCCTGAAAAAGGTGTTTCTGCTATTGAAATCGCAGGTATTGCGATTGCTAAAATGAAATTAGGTCGCTTAGATGAAGAAACAACTGCAAATATTGGGACAATTAATGGGGGTGTTGCGAGTAATATTGTTGCGGATGAAGTAAAAATTACTGCTGAAGCGCGTTCAATTTCTCACGAGGCGTGTGTTACACAAGTGGAAGCGATGGTGGCGGCCTTTGAAGATACTGCAGCCGCAATGGGAGGTTCGGTTACAATTACTCAGGATACAAAATCAACAGGCTATCGCTTAACACCAGAACATACTACAGTCAAGTTAGCTGCTAAAGCACTTCAAAAAATAGGCTGTCAAGTCAATTATGATGTTAGTGGTGGCGGAAGTGATGCCAATGTCTTTAATAGTAAAGGCAAAGAAGTTGCCAATTTATCTATCGGTTATGAAAAAATTCATACATTGGATGAGTATTTGCCAATTGATGAATTAGAAAAAGCAGTCGAATTAGCGGTTCAATTAGTGAAAGAAGTAGAGTAGCTTTCCTTAAGAAAGAGGCGAATAATATGAAAAATACGATGAAGCAGATTCCTATTGTTACACTAGCAATTGCGATTTTAGGTGTGAGCATTAATATGTTTTTAGCACCTCATCATATAGCTGCTGGTGGTGTTAGTGGAATTGGAATTTTAGCTGAGCAGGCATTCGGTATTGATCGAGCACTGGTCGTTTTAGTATTAAATGTAGTAATGTTAATTTTAACCTTCTTTTTTTTAGGAAATACTGTTTTTATTCGTACGGTAATAGGGAGTATGTTGTTGCCCCTTTCCTTAGCTGTCGTACCGGAAGTAATGGTTACGCAAGATCGTTTGCTCTCTGTTATATTTGGAAGCGCATTATTTGCAGTTGGCGTTGCCATACTTTATAAAATTGGAGCGTCAAGTGGTGGGACAACGATTCCTCCTTTGATTTTTAAAAAGTACTTTGGCTTAAATACTTCGGTGGGGTTACTGTTTACAGATGCTATTATCGTACTATTCAATATTTTTGTGTTTGGTGTGGAAGAATTCTTATATGCCATTTTATCAATTGTAATTACGTCGATTGTCATGAGTTACATTGAAACTGGTTTGAAGAGAAGAAAAGCGATTATGATTATGAGTGAAACCCACATCGAAGCTATAAAATTGGTTTTACAAGCAAATAGTAATCGTGGAATTACAGTCTTTTCCGTCTCTGGCGGGTATACGGGAACCGAAAAAAATATGTTGATGATTGTGATGGAGAATCAAGAATATCCTGGACTATTAAAGTTGATTAATGAGGTCGATAGTAAAGCCTTTGTAATTGCCTATAATGTTTCAGAAGTTCATGGGTTAGAGTTCACATATCAGCCATTAGGATAAATAAAAAAGGAGTGATTTGTTATGAATGCAGTGTTGGCTTTTACGATTGTAATGCTTATTTGGACCATTAGTGATTTTGTTTCAAAGAAAACGAAGTCGTTGCTCTCTTCTTTACTGGTAGCATCTATTATTTTTCTGATTGGATTTAAATCTAATCTTCTACCCAAAGATATTTTGCCAAACTCTTCTTTACTAGCTTTAGGAACAACGGTAGTCGGATTTATCATCGTCCATATTGGAACGATGATTAGTATTGAAGAATTGAAACAGCAATGGAAGACAGTGGTAGTTGGTGTTTCGGCAATTATTGGAATTGCAGTTGCCTTGTTACTAGTGGGCCCTTTGTTTGAAAGTCGCAACTATGCCATTGCAGCAATCGGTGCAGTTAGTGGTGGAACGATTTCAATTATTATTGTTCAAGAAGCTGCTTTAGCATTAGGCTTGTTGTCTGTAGCGGTTTTACCGGTTTTAATTTCTGCTTTGCAAGGGTTGATTGGGTTTCCGCTGACGTCCATTATTTTAAGGAAAGAAGCAAAAAGATTGCAAGGGGAGTATCGGGCAGGAACCTTAAAAGCGGTGAAGGTAGAAGCTAAGGAGACTGAACAAAAAAGCAAGTTACCGGAAGCTTTCCAAACAACTGCAGGAACATTGTTTGTAGTAGGGGTTATTGTTTTGATTTCCACGTTGGTTAACAATTTGACTGGAGGGTTCCTAAATACTTTTATTGTAGCTTTATTATTGGGGGTTACATTGCGAGCCTTGGGCATTTTAAAACCTAATATATTAACTGGAATTGATGCATATGGGTTGATGATGTTAGCCATTTTAATCATTATTTTTGGTCCATTAGCAACGATTGAACCTCAGGATTTAATTGACTTGATTGTACCGATTTCATTATCCTTCTTAGTTGGGGTAAGTGGCAGTATTTTATTTGCAATCGTGACCGGAAAGTTGTTAGGGTATAGTTTGTTAATGTCGATTGCGGTAGGGTTAACGTCACTTTATGGTTTTCCTGGAACAATGATTTTAAGTCAAGAGGCAGCGAAAAGTATTGCGGAAACGGAAGAAGAGAGACTTGCAATTGAAGCTCAAATTTTACCGAAAATGATTATTGCAGGTTTTTCTACGGTAACGATTACGTCAGTCTTTATTACTAGTATTTTAGCTGGTTGGATTCAATAAAAAATGGGAGTGAGTAGAAAATGAAGAACGGTGTTAAAGCAACAGTGAAAACGGGTATTTCTTTTGGAACAGCTTTAGCCATTGTTATTTCTTATGTGAAGTGGCAATCTATTTTATGGGCGATGATTCATGGTGTTTTTGGTTGGGTTTATGTTATATATTACGCAATTGTATATCGTTGATGGAAACATTCCGTAACTGGTCTTTTAATAGGCCAGTTTTTTTATTGGTTTTATTTTTTAGGTAAGCCGAAAAAATAAATTGACAAATAAATAAAATAGGTTCATACTAAACTAGAATTAAGAAAACATGAGGGGACAGGAGGATTAAATATGTCTAATAGAGAGAAACATGAATCCAGTGGTTGGATTCGAAAATCACATAATATTAGTTTAGAAGAAGTAAATAGTACGATTAAAATCCCTAAAAATGCAGGTTTTTTCAGAAAGCTATTTGCATTTATGGGCCCAGGAGCTCTTGTTGCTGTCGGCTATGTTGATCCAGGAAATTGGGCGACATCCATTGCTGGGGGTGCGCAATTTGGTTATACTCTTTTGAGTGTAATTTTAATCTCTAATTTAATTGCCATGTTGTTACAAGAAATGTCCGCTCGTTTAGGGATTGCAACAGATATGGATTTGGCACAAGCAACGCGAAATTCGGTTGGAAAAAAAGTAGCCATTCCTTTATGGATTTTAACGGAGTTAGCCATTATTGCAACAGATATTGCGGAGGTTATTGGTTCAGCCATTGCCTTGAATTTATTATTTGGTTTGCCATTAATTGTAGGTGTCGCCATTACGACGTTAGATGTACTGGTTTTATTGTTGCTACAAAAAAAAGGATTTCGTATTATTGAATCGATTGTCGTTGTCTTGATGATTACGATTTTTGTGGTATTTTTATTTGAAGTGATCTTGTCAAAACCTGAAATGTCAGAGTTGTTAAAAGGATATATTCCAAGTACGCAAATTGTTACCAATCCAAAAATGTTGTTTATTGCGTTAGGTATTTTAGGGGCGACGGTGATGCCGCATAATTTGTATCTGCACTCTTCAATTATCCAAA carries:
- a CDS encoding DUF5692 family protein, which codes for MFLFQDVTLVDFLMWIAVVAGLMILNEFARSNKYVALILFIALPIILTVFVWPTTAGPGSSTGTWFHWVKVYSALAGCLGFLALRHIKSLQSNKWALAFPAFILAFNICEAVIRDFQVASLHGMVDGVFMNGGPWNIMNGIAGIINIVTISGWFGIIISKDKQKDMIWPDQLWFWIIAYDVWNFAYVYNCVGDHSFYAGAALLISCTIPAFFIKKGAWLQHRAHTLAFWMMFTMSFPEFVTSSKFAVQSTHSDGALMTVSGIALAVNIAVLVYHVYRITKYKRNPFTQTVYDGLAASDEVIKENS
- a CDS encoding sugar O-acetyltransferase yields the protein MRTEKEKMLAEDLYIANDEELGQDVKKSRRLTRLFNGTTEEQSDYRKVLLKELLGEVGEKYHIEPPFHCDYGQHISIGDHFYANFDCVILDVAKVSIGNNVMFGPKVALFTASHPIDPIVRISGLELGKQIKIGDNVWIGGNSTVNPGVTIGDNVVIGSGSVVTKDIPKNVVAAGNPCRVIRAIDENDKVYWENLQEEYWLESKKAKKELL
- a CDS encoding Cof-type HAD-IIB family hydrolase; translated protein: MDIKAIVLDIDGTLLNDEKQLTPRTKDSLIDAQKQGIKIVLASGRPTPGMWKYAAELQLERYNGMLVSYNGAYVVEVATKKELFSQPLSIEMSQQILEHLKQFDVLPMIAKEEYMYVNNVYNGLLDLGTPLGTFNIIEYEAKGGEFQLCEIKDLAAFVDFPLHKILVAAQPDYLNMHWQKILAPFKNKVHGVFSAPMYFEFTDQGIDKAQALAKTLTPLGVKPEHIISFGDGHNDLSLINYAGIGIAMGNAVAELKKNADQITLSNNEDGIAKALSGLL
- a CDS encoding TetR/AcrR family transcriptional regulator; protein product: MAKDQTKKLLATSLKEIMLNKPLDKITIQELTEEAHVTRNTFYYHFSDIYQLVEWIYDHEIVNGLSEYQHLNNWHKGYERLLDYVLANKSFCLNTSRSMGRELLENFLFTVASQMLVGVIDEIKPTLPESLKQEIIHFYGWALVAQITQWLKNNLNEPKEDILLRTETMMNGAILKCVKKNQTV
- a CDS encoding ROK family protein gives rise to the protein MKASKPQNVKENNLMFLKTVIKENGPLSQREIAKQSGLSIVTINKLVTWLLERDEIKEAKKLVTTGGRRAVSYEYNAEFKLLLAIQLIEKNHKFVFLFHVTDLFGEIVSEEEISGSSLSWAGFKEYVSSFLDKFPKIGGIMLGIPGVEIHGELKILDFPPLLNLNVRKELQEVFHLPVGIENDINTAVRGYADWLPVKHEILVGIYYPDDFPPGASILINGKIFKGRNGLAGEIKHLPLSVDWEMGLLDKIEFNKNSQEVIQTIISMYDPDKIIIYTNERIVSQEELIPIKENLAEVFPYIELPEIASSVTFSQDYLKGLIIQGIELIESAE
- a CDS encoding VOC family protein; this encodes MSSMVFVNFPVSDVKRYTEFYEKLGFTKNEAFSNETSSSMVWDDHFWIMLLSHDFYRQFINGKEIADAKTSSGTLVAFSLESADAVKKFAETAKENGGNYYKVEMGIPEDQMFGLEVQDPDGNMLEPTWMSI
- a CDS encoding GNAT family N-acetyltransferase, yielding MFRQYKDVSASERTQVWNNGFSDYMFPIHMTKEQLDNRLSSLSISQKLSKILYIDQQPAGIYLHGEGVFSGEKTAWLGGMAVDSKFRNQHLSVQMLHEFELTAKSRNTDTLYLEAIDGNNRAIFIYQKFGFVPICKVLMLESQKKYPLKTHHEIQKVETLEAIGITEDKATLWQNKTIHGYDCLGIYAAKDLVGYAVVSFKEDCLVFHQIKLDEAYTQIKSVLGSFQINYAPKRWIGSNLVADEATTQSLLANGFSEVLSQHQYRKKI
- a CDS encoding MurR/RpiR family transcriptional regulator, which translates into the protein MNLLLKLKTLTPVTTSERILVQFILDAPEKVIYLSPKELAEASFVSISTIYRLITKLKLDGLNDLKLELVKYLNVHRSEPIIDINYPISSEDTNFSIMKNLQLVYEQTVQSTIDTNEFENLSVNRTLLQEAETIDIYATSANIYFAENFKFQMQEIGKTVNVPQDNYTQHLTAANSTTNHLAIIVSFEGRGGNIPELFAILKQNKCKILLITSKNSPLLKEAVDSTFLFSSLENHYHKISSFSTRMSLMYLFDMLYLSYFNIDYEKNSAYKLANYQKMNPRLI
- a CDS encoding Cof-type HAD-IIB family hydrolase gives rise to the protein MIKMVAVDMDGTFLNENKEYNRSRFKRIYREMKRKEIKFVVASGNQYYQLKSFFPEISDEISFVAENGALVISEKEELFCGKFEEPLVHEMLAFLSKSPQIQVLLCGRKSAYVDEKESEDFKQTSKKFYHRLKTVTDLTQLEEDVFFKFALSVPKEETEKLVMHLNKEFQGKFVAVSSGHGELDLIIPGFHKANGLEILQKKWGILDEELATFGDGGNDVEMLRKAAFSYAMANGSQAVKHAANYSAPSNEEEGVLKIVEELLELSDEKK